One Pochonia chlamydosporia 170 chromosome 5, whole genome shotgun sequence DNA segment encodes these proteins:
- a CDS encoding heterokaryon incompatibility protein (HET) domain-containing protein: MAQLRYCYERALNPTKSEIRLLSILPGPPSSDIECTIEIASLCHSLPYACLSYTWGEPGDVAVITLNSLPFTVTKSLLTALHHLRNDQDVV, translated from the coding sequence ATGGCGCAGTTGAGGTATTGCTACGAGAGAGCTTTAAACCCAACCAAGTCAGAAATCCGACTTCTATCCATCCTCCCAGGCCCACCGTCAAGCGACATCGAATGCACCATTGAAATAGCTTCTTTGTGTCACAGTCTTCCATATGCTTGTCTTTCCTATACGTGGGGGGAACCGGGTGATGTTGCCGTTATTACGCTGAACAGTCTCCCCTTCACCGTTACCAAAAGCTTGTTAACGGCTCTGCATCATTTGCGAAATGACCAGGACGTCGTTTAA